A segment of the Panicum hallii strain FIL2 chromosome 1, PHallii_v3.1, whole genome shotgun sequence genome:
GCACCGGCACGGGCCGTGCGCCCCCGCGCGGGCGTCCTCGCTAGCGGCCCCGTCGGTCGCCGACACGCTGCGCGCGGACCAGCGGCGGGCGGAGTACATACTGAGGAGGGTGTCCGGTGCCGGCGCGCAGCAGCTGGTTGGATccaaggcggcggcgacggtgcCGGCGAGCTGGGGCTACGACATCGGCACGCTCAACTACGTGGTGACGGCGAGCCTCGGCACGCCGGGTGTGGCGCAGACGCTTGAGGTGGACACCGGCAGCGACCTGTCGTGGGTGCAGTGCAAGCCGTGCGCGGCGTCGTCGTGCTACAGCCAGAAGGACCCGCTCTTCGACCCCGCCCGGTCGTCGTCGTACGCCGCCGTGCCGTGCGGCGGGTCCGCGTGCGCGGGGCTGGGCCTGTACGCGTCCGGCTGCTCGGCGGCGCAGTGCGGGTACGTGGTCAGCTACGGCGACGGGTCCAACACCAGGGGCGTGTACGGCTCCGACACGCTGACGCTGACGGCGACGGACGCGGTGCAGGGGTTCCTCTTCGGCTGCGGCCACGCGCAGAGCGGGCTGCTCACCGGCATCGACGGACTCCTCGGCCTCGGCCGCCTGCCGGTGTCGCTCGTGGGGCAGACGGCGGGCGCGTACGGCGGGGCCTTCTCCTACTGCCTCCCGACGAAGCCGTCCACCACGGGATACCTTACGCttggcggcgcggcgagcgcaGCGGCGCCGGGGTTCGCGACGACGCAGCTGCTGACGTCGCCGGGCGCGCCGACGTACTACATCGTGATGCTGACGGGCATCAGCGTGGGCGGGCAGGCGCTGAGCGTGCCGGCCTCGGCGTTCGCGGGCGGGACGGTGGTGGACACGGGCACGGTGGTCACCCGGCTGCCCCCGGCGGCGTACGCGGCGCTGCGGTCCGCGTTCCGCTCCGGGATGACGGCGTACCCATCGGCGGCGCCGAACGGGATCCTGGACACGTGCTACGACTTATCCGGGTACAGCACCGTGACGCTCCCCAGCGTGGCGCTGGTGCTGAGCAGCGGCGCGACCCTGACGCTGGGCGCGGACGGGATCCTGTCGTTCGGGTGCCTGGCGTTCGCGGCCAGCGGCAGCGACGGCGGCATGGCCATCCTCGGGAACGTGCAGCAGCGCTCGTTCGAGGTGCGCATCGACGGCGACTCCGTCGGGTTCAGGCCCGGCGCCTGCTGATCCTCACCCATTCGCTCATCGATTAACAGCCGGTGCCGGCCGGCGATTAGCTTCTGATTAATTACAATCTAGTACTAGTAGAAACAAGTATGCGTGTACGCACACGAGAGTACACAGATACATACATGACAGCAGTATACATACAGACTTACAGAGTATACATGACAGCATACACGACAGTTGGATGCATGTCGGTGAAACTCGTGTTGGTTGTCGGTGAAAGTAAACGTGTTGGCGCATGACAGGTTCCGATCAATTCGGCGTTGCTTTAGGTGGTCGATGTCTCGGTGCGCAACTTGGCTGTAAGTGACCAAGTTAGTGCAGTGTTAGGAGGGGCGTGTGGACCTAGTTTGTTCGCTTCTTTTTGATAATTGGTAGTGGCGGCTTTCTGTAAGTTAAGATTGGACTTTGGACTTGTGGCGATATGACAGGGGCCAAAGTCATCGTGGACGAGCGGTTTTCCAGTAGAGAAAAATCCTCTAGGGCGTGGAGAAAATTTGGTTTCCAGCAGTAGAGGATGATCGCGTTTGGAGGGCGAAGGGATGTTGTAATTGTTATCAGTTGAAAATCCACGGTCTAAGACGTATTTCTTAGATAAAGGACGGTCTAAGATGTATAGAGATCAGGTAATTTCATATGCGCACACATTAAGCTTGTGTGGAATGGCATATACATCTAGTTAAAGTTAAATAGCCTTACTGTAATAGCTTCTACACATACAAAAGAGTGTTCATATGGTTGGATAGAGCTGATAATTCGTCGCCTCCATGAAAAATAGAACCATTTGGTACTACTACTAGTTGGaaaaattcaaatgcatttgttACAAGGTTTGGGTTTCGAGTTGACACAGTATAACAATTTGCTTTCAAGCCATTTAAAGTTAACATTTCAATTGCTGAATTGAAGCTTGACGGTTGCCAGAGAAAAACAAAGTTGGAAGTTTCGATCTACATCAAGATGAAAGTTTCAAAAATCGAGTCAATTTCAAAACTGTTGAGTCAAAAATAGTTCAATTAGTTACTGAATGGTCACTAATCAGGTATCTTACGAACATTCATCAGATCTAGACGAACATTCATCAGATCTAGACgagttcctcttttttttttgaaatttaGACGGCTTCTTGTAATATATGAGGCGTAGCTCATAAAAAAGGCAGACGTCTGGTACGACTTGATGTGTACCCATATTCATCAGAAAAAATAAACCAACAACTAGTATCATCAATCATTGAGAAAAGCACCATAATATCTTATTAATCTTTATTCATATAGTATCAGGAGAAAATTACAATTATCTTTTGGTTGGTAGTTTGCACACTTGCATCACGTCGCAATCACAAAAATAATCAAAATCGGAGTACTATATTTGAATAGTTGATGGTTTGACCCCACTTCATGTCTGTTACCTCGCAGCCACAAACACCTCGAGAGAGAAGCCTACCTTGCTTCCTCCCCGTAGTGTCAATAATGTTCTTGTGATCGGCGATCATCAGCACGCCCCGGCCTTGAAGCCCACAGCGCCCCCGCCAACGTCGTAGAGCACCTCGAACGTCCGCTGCTGCACGTTGCCGATGATGCCGAGGGAGCTGTCGTCGCTGTTGCCCGCGAACGCGAGGCAGCTGCTCAAGATGATCCCGTCTCCGGCGAGGTCGACGACCGCGCCGCCGGAGAACACAAGTTCGACGGTCGGTATGCTGATGGTGCTCTGGCCGCTGAAGTCGAAGCACGTGTCGAAGATGCCGCTGGGCGGTGCTGACGGGTACTGCTTCATCCCGGCCTTGAACGCCGACGACAGCGCCGAGTAGGCCGTCCGCGGCAAGCGCGTGATGACCGTGCCGGAGTCCATGATCGTCCCGGCGGAGAAGACCGAGGCGGGTATGTTGAGCTGTTTCCCGCCCACCCTGATCGCCTGAAGGCGGACGCCGTAGAACGTGGGCACCTGGCTGCTCCTGAGCATCGGCGTCTTGACGAAGCCGGAAGTTCCAGCGCCGAGCGTGAGGAACCCGGAGGAGCCCGGAGTCGGCGGGAGGCAGTAGGAGAAGGCCTTGCCGAATGTCCCCGCCGTCTGCGACACGAGCGattgcgcgccgccgccgagccccATGAGCCCGTCGGTTTGGTCGTTGAAGCCCGACTCCACCTGGCTGCACCCGAACTGGAAGTTCCTGACGGTGTTGGAGCCCAGCGCGAGCGTGTCGGAGCTGTAGGTCCCGGTCGTGCTCGAGCCGTCGCCGTAGGTGACAATGTACTGGCACTGGGAGCTCGAGCAGCCGTTCCCCTCCTGGCCGAGCTGCGCGCAGGTGGCAGAGCTGCAAGAGAACGGGGAGTAGGTGCTCGACGAACTGGGGTCGAAGAGCGGGTCTGCCTGGGAGTGGCATTTCGAGCACGGTTTGCACTGCACCCATGGCACGTCGCTGCCGGTGTCGATGAGCATGGTCTGGGTCGCGGCCGGCGAGCCGATGCCTACGGTGATCACGTACTCCAACGTGTTCAGGGACGTGCCCAGCGTGGTCGGCACGGTGGCGTCCGACTGCTCGACATCGCCGGCGACGCCCTTGGCGGCGGAGAACTTCCGTTGGATGTAGGCAGCTCGGAGCTGGTCACGCCGGAGCATCTCCTCCAAGGCTGGCACCTTCTTGGAGGGCACCGGTGAGCATGGGCCGTGCCGGTGGTGCAAAGGCACCGTGACGCCCGACGACGACGGAGTCGCTGAAACAATCAAAGCAGGGGAAACGATCGATTACGACCGTGCACAAGAATAACCAAATGAAATCGCATTGCGTGCACGGACAGTGCAGCACCTTTGGGCTCGGAGCAGACGGAATCTGACTTGAGAGAGCCAATGGACAGAAGCTTGTAGCTGCTATCAACTCCTGCGTGAGCAACGAGAGTGTGGTAGCTGcacaggaggaggagcagaAGCTTCGGAACAGAGGCCATGGCGTGCTGCTCCTTGCTACTTGCTAGGTTCAGCTACTGAGATGATGTGAGTTGCAGCTGCAGAATGCCAGGCGGCTTATATAGAGTGAGGAGTGTAGCATGCACGGGGTGCCCCGGCAAACGCAGCCAAGCTTCACGACGGAGACTCGTGGTGGACTGGGCAAGGGTGGCGTGCAGACATGGGGGGACGACCAGATCGGAGACCCAAGACGTGTGGTCTTCTTCTAGCTGATGAATGCCGCCTTGATCAGCGCACAAAAGCGCCAGTTTTGAATTCTTCGCTGTGGTAAGATTGGACATCCTCGGGAAGCAAAGATTAGGTAATAATGTCATCTTTCCTACGAGTTAGGTTTTTTTTCCGAAATATACGCATACTCATTTCTATAAATAAACTTAAGTAATTAACTTACCCCTATCTACGTAAGTGCCTCCTAGAGATTGGTCTTGCAAATATTAAAATTGATGAATTCACCACGGCTGCCGATAGACATGTTGTTTGGCGAAATCACCATAGGTGCAACCGGTGGAATAATAGAGCCGTTAATTGCTGAAATATTCTAGAAAAACATGAGCACAAGTTGAGTATTCGAGTATAGGTGGACAATTTTCACCGCAAGAAACTTAACTAAGTTCACTTCAGGTTACGTACATGTATTGAAAAACTTAATTTATTTTGAACCTACGAACCATTAGGCTTCTTACATATAAAATATGGAATAGATAGCTTGCGACTTTAGAGTTTGAGACAATAATAAAAGGGTTAATTTGTTCTGTGCCATTACAAATATGCAAGTTCGGAGTTCtaccattaaacttcatctatTTCGAATCGTGCCATTACAATTCACGAATACACCAGCTCGTGCTATTTTCTACGGCTGCCGCGCTCTTGGGCCCACGTGTAGGCTCGGGTATTTCCGTATTGCCGCTTCTGCCCCTGGCCGGCGCggatattgtggcagaaccgtccgaattaatccggctcaaatgcactaaccatcatccataagATGAACCAGTtaccatgcacttcaaacgcAATAATCCAACAGCCTGTCGGGTAAATGCCGATGCGACCACTTaatatttcgatcgaaacaaagcgtacacttaacttgcacgaaggcaagtccagagattacaGCATTCTATAGTTTTTATCTCACAAGTGTGACaattatttattacaaaccgagttcatcaaCCGAGAACTTCAGAGTTTAAACATAAAAACTTTATTTAGAGTTTAAAAGCAGTGGAAAGAAAACACGTTCATCTATCGTCGATTCGGATACCACGATGAAGCCCGTACGTCGTATCACTCGACAGAGtcattgttggccggggacagatcccactccacggaccaaccagatGGCAAAGTACACGGCCAAATCAACCCAGCTATCATATCTTCAAAAGATACATATGAAAATatagccacaagcaaggctgggtatactaatactcaacaaggcttacccgactagtggtatgtaAATAACGACTAttaagcatgcatggctctagTTCTAGAGTTTTTTTttactgaaaagcaacaaagagtaagtccttaatttcatattttagctttcaattcTAGTTTATTTAActatttaaccattctaagtgagcatctatctctaaccaaacatggtggaaaatatttaatcatccaacaagtttcGTCATAGCCATAATTCCTCTTGTTActttatgtggcagaagtattaagcagtctcaattaccgcgagaaacggatgattcgaatcgaatttcttaaccttgcaaggtaaacctaacacacatgcttggagcACCAAAGGTCATCCcaagcaacttttcccctttgtttccgggtcatggatcagGGTCACCTTACTCGCATGTGTATACGCATCTGAATTTCGTTCAAGTAGAGTGAGAGTAAAGTTCACTTGCCGAGCCAATCATGTACTCAGCTTGTCGAGTACCATATTTTCgatatgtggttagtacgttcaaacgcttaaccatcactaccacatactgcggCCTTAGCATTTTCCTCTACTCAGACGGGGCCTTAGCCATGAGCATTGTACCATAGCCCCACCCGTCGATCTTATAATTACAGCATATGGTAAATCATTTAACTCCAATAATTCTCGCGAGTGACAgacaatcactcgacttttaccgaacctattagcatggcaactATCGTACCTTTCAACTAGTATTCATAGCATGGGTATCTTGGATCATGCATCTAAGGTTTCATTCgactcctaaaacttaatgcacaaataCATAATATAACAACATTGAATAAATTTGAAATATGGGTTATGCTCCGAGGCTTGCTTTCTTGGGCAAAACTAATTAGGggttcttccgaactttggtttggatcttcagcaacttcagttagattaacttgagcttcgcgcTACTTACTCTCAGACTCGGAcaccagctcgtaggttccatcggcgagagtagtcgattctatatgaatgcacaagTATGAGTGGTTTTACCGATACAAGATATAATCATTTCACTAGAAAAGTAGTCATTCAACAAAAGTTAAGTTAAGTAGTTGAGcatttcattttcttttccttgggtagtcatttattgagtacttatctggattaactaacttcattaagtgagCGAGTGGTTTTGCCATGTTGTAAACGGTCATTTTCAACAGTAAGTATGAGTTaaacaaaactactcgtagaagTAGTTTCTGAGGTTGAGATTTTTATACAGAGCACATTACTTAAGTATAAACTCAATGTAAAAATTTTAGCTATTTTTATTCAGCaggttaatcatgaaaaattataTTAAACAGCTcctgctaggatcaagatctatttgttcagaacaaaccatgcaagaactgGTGTTCAACTTTTTACTGAACAAACTTACTTGCATGATTATTCTactgtaaaatttgtagattttTCCTATGCAAGAATCAGAGGCTAAAATTCTAGTTTAACTGCATCTAGtatataacaaaagtactcgaaacatctagttgtgattggattcagtgcatgaaatttttatgaaagGCTTTACTCTTAGCACTGAAGCTACCATCCAAAACTCATGAGCAGTTCTTTCTTGAAACTCTTGCAACAACTAAAAGACATTTcaacttgatttaaatctatAGCTAAAAATATGTGGAAACAGTCCAAGATCattttacaaagttgtagatcttaacttaagaagtccagaacatcttagtttgtatttttaggatttttttGTGAGTTGTTTTGCATCTTCAAAGTTAATAGATTGATTTTCAAAGTTCTAGTTCTGGTTTACAAATGAGTCCCATAGATGTTTTACAGAAATCTTCTCGGAAAGATTGAAATCGAAACATAAGGGTCCTTTGTGTAGGGAAACAGTGACTGCTGGCCAAATTTCGGCGACTAGGGTCGCCGGCAGTGAGGGGCGAAGGTGGGAGTGGCAAGAAGGGAACAAACTGCACCTGTTTGAGGCCTTGGATGGGGAAGGAGTGGATCGAGGCGGCTTGCCGGCGGTGGCATAGAGCCGGCGGCAGGTGCCGGTCGTGGTGGCAGTGCTCCGTTGAGGAAGAGGGCATGGGGACCAGCCGTGCAACTTCGGGGTGAGGAAGAGGAGGTGGTGGGAGGATTGGTTTGGGCAATGTGGGGGCGGAGTGGCGCGTCCACGCGCGGATGTTTGCTCGCCGGAGTTGGTGTTGGGGCGGCGAGCTTAGGGGCCTCGAgtggggcttttataggcgcgGGAGGGAGGATTGCGGCCTAGGCACGAGCCGCAGGGGAAAGCCCGACCATGGGGGCAAAACCGGGGGCGTAGCTGCCTCGCTGGCGCCAGCAGCAGCGCCCGCGGCAGAAGAAAACCGCCGCGTGGAGGCTTCCTAAGGGGGAGGGCCAGATTTTGTGGGCCAGCGGAAGATCTCCAGGTGCTGGTAGGCCCACTTGGCCGGGCGGGCTCAGCTGCGCCGGGTGCGCCGGCCAGCTGGCCTGCCAGCAATGGGACAGAGCagtgggaggagagaggagggagaaggtgaTGGGACTTATGCGCGAGAAGCAAAAATAGCAGGGGTCTAGATGAAAAAGAGTGAAAACTCATTCTTCCTAAGGTGAATAACAAATATTTGAATACCATTTTTGGTCAACTTTTTAAGATGTACATTTTCTCTTTTATGACTATATTTATttgagcaatgtataaaaagttattttgaaattccaaaaactagtatttaaatgacacgtcattttatgtgaatttttgcacttttagcccttgagttcaactagacttttgttgctcttATTATGTCAGATGTGCCATTAATTTTTTAGAGTCAGAtgtgatcaactttgaaagttataACGATTTATTTGCAAAGGTTCATATGTATATGCATATATTCAGCTACACATattcatttgcttgaaaggtagattttgataagttgttttatacttttcttACGCTTTTAGGCCTGATTTCATGTTATGGATCTTTATTTAGTCTtttagacacctagggtgtcacagataCACGCCCGACTCGGCTGCACCTAACCAGCCAGCCTCCATTCCTCCCCCTTCCCCCGAACCCTAGATCCACAAATCAGCCGACGACGGCGAAAGGAGGCGGAGGTCACCCGCTGGGCATCTGCATGAGGTGCTTCGTTGAGCTAAGGCCTTCGACGACATGTATGGTTCACGGCATCTAGAGATGGACGACGACAAGGAGAGGTACGCATTCTCGATCCATGTATGTGACTGCATGTGGTTGCGAATCACCTTGGATTAATGTCTTGGCGTAGGTTTGAATTGAAGTTTTCCGCGCAAGGATTTGCTATCATTGATTTGCTTAGCTTTAGTTTTTGCGGTTCTGTGTTGGTGGTGGGAATGAGTTGTTCGCGCTAGAGATTAAGGTCCAAGGATTTGTGACGACAGACTCGAATGGTAGAAAAACTTTCACCGAAGGCACAGTGATGCGATGGGAAATGGAGATAGGCTCTTTTTCTCTAAATTTGCTGATGTTAAGCTTAGTGAAAGAGGTGAAATAGGGTTCTATGACAAGAGAATGGGAGAGGATGCCAAGATTAGATAATGAGATTCAGATGATTGACATGTTTGAAATGTACAAGACCGAGATGAGCTGCACGATAGTGGTAGGAATCTTTGATAAATTAGTTGTGGAGAGCCGAATAGAACATGAGCTTAATGATCTAACATCTTTGTGTATGATACCTCCACTTGATGATCCACCTCTTGATGTACCCACTAGTACACAGCTTGATCCTAACACAGCTACCAGACAGTCTGGACCTAACATAACTAGCACAGAGTATGAATGTGCTGGAGTGTCTGCATCTTATGTTCCTGCAGCTAAAGAGGCAGATGCTTCAATGCCTGACCCATTTGACCATGAGGAGGAGTACGTTGGTGTTGATGATGAACACATTTATATGCCAACACCTCCTGCTCCACCTCCTACACAAGATGGGCCTACGCGGCCCACACATCCCACACAGCCAGCTGACAATGACAGTCCTCCTCCATATGCTAATCCTGAGTTAGAGGTGAATGATGCAGATCCAGAGGAGCTTCATGTGCTTCATGACCCTGAACATCCAAATATTGTGAAGGTGCTTTATTTTCTGACATCGTAGCATTCAGAAAAGCAGTGAGGCATTATGCCATTGTAAAAGGTTTTGAGTTTGCTGACCTGAAGACAGACCCAACAAGGTTCATTGCCAAGTGTGCACATAAGGGCTGCCCATGGCGCATCCATGCTTCTAGGGTACAAGGTAAAAGAGCAATTCAGGTATAATTGTTAGTTGGCTTCTTTGTTTGTTGTCTACTACCCTTTTTTGTTGTTGTGCAAAGCCTGATAAGATATATGTTCATGTGCAGATCAAAGTGCTACCTGGCAGAGCATAATTGCCCAACAACCAAGCTTGTGGAAGGCAAGATGGCTACATAGGACTAGGTTGCAGACAAGCTGTCTGACTGGTGAAGAAGAACCCTCACAAGGGGACAAAAGATGCAAAGGAAAAGTTAGAGTCAGACTATGAAATAAAGTTGAAGTATTCCAAAGCCTGGTCAGGTATCAAGGTTGCCCTTGAGAAAATTCATGGTAAATATGAAGAAATTTTGTTGAAATAGATGTAGAGAAGATAGGAAAAAAGATGTGTTTCAAGAGAATATTTGTTGCATTGAGGCCCTGTATAGATAGGTTTTTAGCTAGTTGTAGACCATACATCGGAGTGGATGTATCTAGTTTGAAAGGCAAGTACACTGGATAGTTGGTCAGTGCCACCTCAGTAGATGGACACAATTGGTTATACTATGTTGCTTTTGGCATTTTTCACTCTGAGACAGAAGATAATTGGGTGTGGTTCATGCAGCAGTTGCAAAGGGCTATAGGCTCCCCACCTAGTTTAGTCATATCAACTGATGCATGCAAAGGTTAGGAAACTGTTGTTGGTGTTGTGTTCCCTAAAGCAGAACATAGGAAATGCATGAGATACCTGTATGGAAATTTCCTCAAGCATTACCAAAGTGATGTTTTCACTGAGCACCTATATCCAGCAGCAAGAGCTTACACTGAATGGTTGTTTAAATGGCATATT
Coding sequences within it:
- the LOC112894481 gene encoding aspartyl protease family protein At5g10770-like isoform X2 — translated: MAPATLRRPATSPSPPPASSRGRRAETRTQVSVAPRRNGTSAVLRLTHRHGPCAPARASSLAAPSVADTLRADQRRAEYILRRVSGAGAQQLVGSKAAATVPASWGYDIGTLNYVVTASLGTPGVAQTLEVDTGSDLSWVQCKPCAASSCYSQKDPLFDPARSSSYAAVPCGGSACAGLGLYASGCSAAQCGYVVSYGDGSNTRGVYGSDTLTLTATDAVQGFLFGCGHAQSGLLTGIDGLLGLGRLPVSLVGQTAGAYGGAFSYCLPTKPSTTGYLTLGGAASAAAPGFATTQLLTSPGAPTYYIVMLTGISVGGQALSVPASAFAGGTVVDTGTVVTRLPPAAYAALRSAFRSGMTAYPSAAPNGILDTCYDLSGYSTVTLPSVALVLSSGATLTLGADGILSFGCLAFAASGSDGGMAILGNVQQRSFEVRIDGDSVGFRPGAC
- the LOC112894481 gene encoding aspartyl protease family protein At5g10770-like isoform X1; the protein is MSSSPVARLLLPLLLCAGALGFLSRCHGARDAEAPRYVTVSAASFKPGSTCRDPDPVAPRRNGTSAVLRLTHRHGPCAPARASSLAAPSVADTLRADQRRAEYILRRVSGAGAQQLVGSKAAATVPASWGYDIGTLNYVVTASLGTPGVAQTLEVDTGSDLSWVQCKPCAASSCYSQKDPLFDPARSSSYAAVPCGGSACAGLGLYASGCSAAQCGYVVSYGDGSNTRGVYGSDTLTLTATDAVQGFLFGCGHAQSGLLTGIDGLLGLGRLPVSLVGQTAGAYGGAFSYCLPTKPSTTGYLTLGGAASAAAPGFATTQLLTSPGAPTYYIVMLTGISVGGQALSVPASAFAGGTVVDTGTVVTRLPPAAYAALRSAFRSGMTAYPSAAPNGILDTCYDLSGYSTVTLPSVALVLSSGATLTLGADGILSFGCLAFAASGSDGGMAILGNVQQRSFEVRIDGDSVGFRPGAC
- the LOC112880465 gene encoding aspartyl protease family protein At5g10770-like, whose translation is MASVPKLLLLLLCSYHTLVAHAGVDSSYKLLSIGSLKSDSVCSEPKATPSSSGVTVPLHHRHGPCSPVPSKKVPALEEMLRRDQLRAAYIQRKFSAAKGVAGDVEQSDATVPTTLGTSLNTLEYVITVGIGSPAATQTMLIDTGSDVPWVQCKPCSKCHSQADPLFDPSSSSTYSPFSCSSATCAQLGQEGNGCSSSQCQYIVTYGDGSSTTGTYSSDTLALGSNTVRNFQFGCSQVESGFNDQTDGLMGLGGGAQSLVSQTAGTFGKAFSYCLPPTPGSSGFLTLGAGTSGFVKTPMLRSSQVPTFYGVRLQAIRVGGKQLNIPASVFSAGTIMDSGTVITRLPRTAYSALSSAFKAGMKQYPSAPPSGIFDTCFDFSGQSTISIPTVELVFSGGAVVDLAGDGIILSSCLAFAGNSDDSSLGIIGNVQQRTFEVLYDVGGGAVGFKAGAC